Proteins found in one Triticum aestivum cultivar Chinese Spring chromosome 4D, IWGSC CS RefSeq v2.1, whole genome shotgun sequence genomic segment:
- the LOC123098022 gene encoding chorismate synthase 2, chloroplastic: MATAPTSHQLAAGAPWSSLPRGGFRALTDSAPASVRFSVGRRRAARLEVKAAGNIFGDYFQVATYGESHGGGVGCVISGCPPRIPLTEEDMQGDLDRRRPGQSRITTPRKETDTCKILSGTYEGMTTGTPIHVLVPNTDQRGGDYTEMAKAYRPSHADLTYDLKYGVRSVQGGGRSSARETIGRVAAGAVAKKILKLKCGVEILAFVSKVHQVVLPEDAVDYEALTLDQIESNICRCPDPEYAQKMIDAIDKVRINGNSIGGVVTCIARNVPRGLGSPVFDKLEALLAKAMLSLPASKGFEIGSGFAGTDLTGSEHNDEFYMDEAGNVRTRTNRSGGVQGGISNGETIYFKVAFKPTATIGKKQNTVTRDHEDIELLTRGRHDPCVVPRAVPMVETMAALVLMDQLMAHVAQCEMFPLNLALQEPIGSTNSTPALAPDLA, encoded by the exons ATGGCAACCGCGCCCACGTCGCACCAGCTCGCCGCCGGGGCGCCCTGGAGCTCCCTCCCCCGCGGCGGGTTCCGGGCGCTCACGGACTCCGCCCCCGCCTCCGTCCGCTTCTCCGTcggtcgccgccgcgccgcccgcctag AGGTGAAAGCAGCTGGAAACATCTTCGGGGACTACTTCCAGGTTGCAACTTATGGAGAGTCTCATGGAGGCGGTGTTGGCTGCGTTATCAGTGGTTGTCCACCCAGAATCCCACTCACGGAGGAAGACATGCAAGGAGACCTTGATCGAAG GCGGCCGGGTCAGAGCAGAATAACAACCCCAAGGAAGGAGACCGATACTTGTAAAATCCTTTCAGGGACATACGAAG GAATGACCACTGggacaccaattcatgttcttgtCCCAAACACGGATCAAAGAGGGGGT GATTACACTGAAATGGCTAAGGCGTACAGACCTTCCCATGCGGATTTAACTTATGACCTCAAATACGGTGTTAGATCTGTGCAG GGAGGTGGAAGGTCATCGGCAAGAGAAACCATTGGAAGGGTAGCTGCAGGAGCTGTTGcaaagaaaattcttaagctcaaaTGTGGGGTAGAG ATTCTAGCATTTGTTTCCAAAGTGCATCAAGTGGTACTTCCTGAAGACGCAGTTGATTACGAAGCTCTTACCCTGGATCAG ATAGAGAGCAACATCTGTAGATGTCCTGATCCAGAATATGCACAGAAGatgattgatgcaattgataaagTACGAATTAATGGGAATTCGATTGGTGGGGTGGTCACATGCATTGCCAGAAATGTTCCTCGT GGGCTTGGTTCTCCTGTATTTGACAAACTTGAAGCTCTACTGGCAAAGGCTATGCTTTCTCTTCCTGCAAGCAAGGGGTTTGAGATCGGTAGTGGATTTGCAG GTACTGACCTAACTGGAAGTGAGCATAACGATGAGTTCTATATGGATGAGGCTGGAAATGTGAGAACACGAACCAATCGCTCGGGCGGTGTACAG GGAGGGATATCAAATGGTGAAACTATATACTTCAAAGTAGCTTTCAAGCCAACAGCAACTATTGGG AAGAAGCAAAATACTGTAACAAGGGATCATGAGGATATCGAACTTCTGACAAGGGGTCGCCATGACCCATGTGTTGTCCCTAGGG CTGTTCCAATGGTGGAGACGATGGCCGCATTGGTCCTCATGGACCAGCTGATGGCACATGTTGCTCAATGCGAGATGTTCCCGCTGAACCTCGCCCTACAAGAACCAATCGGCTCCACGAACAGTACACCTGCGTTGGCACCAGATCTAGCATAA